The following are from one region of the Streptomyces decoyicus genome:
- a CDS encoding NAD(P)-dependent alcohol dehydrogenase, giving the protein MTHTSVSAYAAPAPKAPLERITIPRRELGAHDILIDIKYAGICHSDIHTVRAEWGDGGAFPIVPGHEIAGVVAEVGAEVTRYRAGDRVGVGCFVDSCRECENCRAGLEQYCTGELGNVGTYNATGRDGETTYGGYSTHLVVDENYALRIPESIPLDAAAPLLCAGITLYSPLAHWQAGPGKKVAIVGLGGLGHMGVKIAHAMGAEVTVLSQSLRKKDDGLRLGADHYYATSDPATFEALAGTFDLIVNTVSANLDLNAYLGLLATDGTLVQVGAPENPLPVAPFALIPRRRSIAGSMIGGIPETQEMLDFCGEHGLTADIEVISAEQINEAYERVLASDVRYRFVIDTSTI; this is encoded by the coding sequence ATGACCCACACCTCTGTCTCCGCGTACGCCGCACCCGCCCCGAAAGCACCGCTGGAGCGGATCACGATTCCGCGCCGCGAGCTGGGGGCCCACGACATCCTGATCGACATCAAGTACGCCGGCATCTGCCACTCCGACATCCACACCGTGCGCGCCGAGTGGGGCGACGGCGGGGCCTTCCCGATCGTCCCCGGCCATGAGATCGCCGGTGTGGTCGCCGAGGTCGGCGCCGAGGTCACCCGCTACCGGGCGGGCGACCGGGTCGGGGTCGGCTGCTTCGTCGACTCCTGCCGGGAGTGCGAGAACTGCCGGGCCGGCCTGGAGCAGTACTGCACCGGCGAGCTCGGCAACGTCGGCACGTACAACGCGACCGGCCGGGACGGCGAGACCACCTACGGCGGCTACTCCACGCACCTCGTGGTCGACGAGAACTACGCCCTGCGGATACCCGAGAGCATCCCGCTGGACGCCGCGGCCCCGCTGCTGTGCGCGGGCATCACCCTCTACTCGCCGCTCGCCCACTGGCAGGCCGGCCCCGGCAAGAAGGTCGCCATCGTCGGCCTGGGCGGCCTCGGCCACATGGGCGTGAAGATCGCACACGCGATGGGCGCCGAGGTCACCGTGCTGAGCCAGTCACTGCGCAAGAAGGACGACGGCCTGCGGCTGGGCGCGGACCACTACTACGCCACCTCCGACCCGGCCACGTTCGAGGCGCTGGCGGGCACCTTCGACCTGATCGTCAACACCGTCTCCGCCAACCTGGACCTGAACGCCTACCTCGGACTGCTGGCCACCGACGGCACCCTGGTGCAGGTCGGCGCCCCGGAGAACCCGCTGCCGGTCGCGCCGTTCGCGCTGATCCCGCGGCGCCGGTCGATCGCCGGCTCGATGATCGGCGGCATCCCGGAGACGCAGGAGATGCTCGACTTCTGCGGTGAGCACGGGCTGACGGCGGACATCGAGGTGATCAGCGCGGAGCAGATCAACGAAGCGTACGAGCGGGTGCTCGCGAGCGATGTCCGCTACCGCTTCGTGATCGACACCTCGACGATCTGA
- a CDS encoding PadR family transcriptional regulator, protein MSLKHAVLAALLDGEYSGYQLAKAFDAGVANFWHALPQQLYAELTKLEAEGLVAGRQVVQETRPNKRLFHVTDEGLAELERFAATASKPSFIRDDLLVKVQAVDRIDAAPVIGQLAERARVAAAKVEIFEQLLARLRGGMDETEFLARGDRIGPYLTCLRGLGFERETRDWCERIAGVLRERSGAHPRP, encoded by the coding sequence ATGTCCCTCAAGCACGCGGTGCTGGCGGCGCTGCTGGACGGCGAGTACAGCGGCTATCAGCTGGCGAAGGCGTTCGATGCCGGTGTCGCCAATTTCTGGCACGCGCTGCCGCAGCAGCTCTATGCGGAGCTGACCAAGCTGGAGGCGGAGGGACTGGTCGCCGGCCGCCAAGTGGTCCAGGAGACCCGGCCCAACAAGCGGCTGTTCCACGTCACCGACGAGGGCCTGGCCGAGCTGGAGCGGTTTGCGGCGACCGCGTCCAAACCGTCGTTCATCCGCGACGACCTGCTGGTCAAGGTGCAGGCCGTGGACCGGATCGACGCCGCACCGGTGATCGGGCAACTGGCGGAGCGGGCGCGGGTGGCCGCCGCCAAGGTCGAGATCTTCGAGCAGCTGCTGGCGCGGCTGCGCGGCGGCATGGACGAGACGGAGTTCCTCGCCCGCGGCGACCGGATCGGCCCGTACCTGACGTGTCTGCGCGGTCTCGGCTTCGAGCGGGAGACCCGCGACTGGTGCGAGCGGATCGCCGGGGTGCTGCGGGAGCGGAGCGGTGCGCACCCACGGCCGTAG
- a CDS encoding nuclear transport factor 2 family protein, whose amino-acid sequence MGARGVTGTTADRFKAAVEARDLDAAEGLFTEDVRLYSPVKFTPFEGRPMVLGLFGVLLRTFEDFRYVGELAGSAQTAAGPDGGSADSVILIFRATVNGKQIHGIDLLQFDEAGRIKEFTVMVRPQSAVQALGEAVLAGLVEDGLAPQP is encoded by the coding sequence ATGGGAGCCAGGGGAGTCACGGGGACGACCGCTGACCGCTTCAAGGCGGCAGTGGAAGCACGGGATCTGGATGCGGCGGAAGGGCTGTTCACCGAGGATGTCCGCCTGTACAGCCCGGTGAAGTTCACGCCCTTCGAGGGGCGGCCGATGGTGCTCGGACTGTTCGGGGTGCTGCTGCGGACCTTCGAGGACTTCCGTTACGTCGGCGAGCTGGCGGGCAGCGCACAGACGGCGGCGGGGCCGGACGGCGGCTCCGCGGACTCGGTGATCCTGATCTTCCGGGCCACCGTGAACGGCAAGCAGATCCACGGCATCGACCTGCTGCAATTCGACGAGGCGGGCCGGATCAAGGAGTTCACGGTGATGGTGCGGCCGCAGTCCGCGGTGCAGGCGCTGGGGGAGGCGGTGCTGGCCGGGCTGGTCGAAGACGGGCTGGCGCCCCAGCCGTAG
- a CDS encoding ferredoxin: MRVHIDQEKCCGAGSCVLSAPEVFDQREEDGIVVLLDAEPPADLHEAVHEAAAICPAGAISVEQAEQAERVERV; the protein is encoded by the coding sequence ATGCGCGTGCACATCGACCAGGAGAAGTGCTGCGGCGCCGGAAGCTGTGTGCTGTCCGCGCCGGAGGTGTTCGACCAGCGCGAGGAGGACGGCATCGTCGTCCTCCTCGATGCCGAACCACCGGCCGACCTCCACGAAGCGGTCCATGAGGCGGCGGCCATCTGCCCGGCCGGAGCGATCTCGGTGGAGCAGGCGGAACAGGCGGAGCGGGTGGAGCGGGTCTAG
- a CDS encoding cytochrome P450, with protein sequence MTTAQGTEAAHDFGPGEGLAPLTVPAARAAGCPFDPAPGVERARREEPVTRATLWDGSSCWLVTRHQDVREVLGDPRFSADASRPGFPFLTVGSRELATSTPTFIRRDDPEHARLRRMLTADFMVKKVEAMRPEVQRLTDGLLDRMTAGRSSADLVAEFALPLPSLVICLLLGVPYDDHEFFQDRSRLLLSLRSTAEEVRTAGDELQHYLSRLAEAKRREPDDGIVSRLVARDDLDAEEIASMGRLLLIAGHETTANMTALSTLALLRNPDQLARLRADPSLIKGAVEELLRYLSIIHNGLPRIADEDVTIGGRTIRAGEGVLCTLNSANRDEDVFPGGEALDIGRDARRHVAFGFGVHQCLGQPLARVELQIAVETLLRRLPGLRLDIPFEDVPFRHDMGIYGVHALPVAW encoded by the coding sequence ATGACGACTGCACAAGGCACCGAGGCCGCACACGACTTCGGTCCGGGTGAGGGCCTCGCCCCCCTCACCGTCCCGGCCGCGCGGGCCGCCGGCTGCCCCTTCGATCCCGCACCCGGCGTCGAACGGGCCCGCCGGGAGGAGCCGGTCACCCGGGCCACGCTGTGGGACGGTTCCTCCTGCTGGCTGGTGACCCGGCACCAGGACGTACGGGAGGTGCTCGGCGACCCGCGGTTCAGCGCCGATGCGTCGCGGCCGGGTTTCCCCTTCCTCACCGTCGGCTCGCGCGAACTCGCCACCTCCACACCGACCTTCATCCGCAGGGACGACCCCGAGCATGCGCGGCTGCGCCGGATGCTCACCGCCGACTTCATGGTGAAGAAGGTGGAGGCGATGCGCCCCGAGGTGCAGCGCCTCACCGACGGTCTGCTCGACCGGATGACCGCGGGGCGCAGCTCGGCGGATCTGGTGGCCGAGTTCGCGCTGCCGCTGCCGTCCCTGGTGATCTGCCTGCTGCTCGGCGTCCCGTATGACGACCACGAGTTCTTCCAGGACCGCAGCCGCCTCCTGCTCAGCCTCCGCTCGACGGCCGAAGAGGTGCGCACCGCAGGGGACGAGCTCCAGCACTATCTGAGCCGGCTCGCCGAGGCCAAACGCCGCGAGCCGGACGACGGCATCGTCAGCCGGCTGGTCGCCCGCGACGATCTCGACGCCGAGGAAATCGCCTCCATGGGACGGTTGTTGCTGATCGCGGGCCATGAGACCACCGCCAATATGACCGCGCTGTCCACCCTCGCCCTGCTGCGCAACCCCGACCAGTTGGCGCGGCTGCGCGCCGACCCGTCGTTGATCAAGGGGGCCGTCGAGGAGCTGCTGCGCTACCTGTCGATCATCCACAACGGTCTGCCGCGGATCGCCGACGAGGACGTCACCATCGGCGGCCGCACCATCCGCGCCGGCGAGGGCGTGCTGTGCACCCTGAACTCCGCCAACCGTGACGAGGACGTCTTCCCCGGGGGCGAGGCGCTCGATATCGGGCGCGACGCCCGCCGTCATGTCGCCTTCGGCTTCGGTGTCCACCAGTGCCTGGGCCAGCCGCTCGCCCGGGTGGAGCTGCAGATCGCCGTCGAGACACTGTTGCGCCGGCTGCCCGGCCTGCGGCTCGACATCCCCTTCGAGGACGTCCCGTTCCGTCACGACATGGGGATCTACGGGGTCCACGCACTGCCGGTCGCGTGGTGA
- a CDS encoding MarR family winged helix-turn-helix transcriptional regulator, whose translation MPDPGRDQDPTAALQRVLATLSYLLTRSRAHERQAARAGVTAARSDLWLLMALEDSGGVSRVGDLAALLMVEPPHVTRQISQLESQDLVERTPDSLDRRARQVAITPHGKAVLNRLQQTSRAGLRESLAGFDDADIATTVTVLNHLVAHARRKHTAEELPRDREA comes from the coding sequence ATGCCGGACCCCGGAAGAGACCAGGACCCCACCGCCGCGCTGCAAAGAGTGCTGGCCACGCTGTCCTACCTGCTCACCCGCTCCCGGGCGCACGAACGCCAGGCGGCCAGGGCGGGCGTCACGGCGGCACGCTCCGACCTATGGCTGCTGATGGCCCTGGAGGACAGCGGAGGGGTCAGCAGGGTCGGCGATCTGGCCGCCCTGCTGATGGTCGAACCGCCTCATGTGACGCGCCAGATCAGCCAGTTGGAATCCCAGGACCTGGTCGAACGCACCCCTGACTCCCTCGACCGGCGGGCCCGTCAGGTGGCGATCACGCCCCACGGGAAGGCGGTCCTCAACCGTCTCCAGCAAACCAGCCGAGCCGGTCTCCGGGAGTCCCTCGCCGGCTTCGACGACGCGGACATCGCCACCACCGTCACTGTGCTCAACCATCTGGTGGCCCATGCCCGCCGCAAGCACACGGCGGAGGAGCTGCCACGGGACCGGGAGGCATGA
- a CDS encoding SPFH domain-containing protein, which translates to MFGYRVPAPDQAMLISGGRRGQGGAPFRVVTGHGKFVLPVFRKVRFLTLAMCESEVAETCVTRQGIALTVRAVIAFKVGNDTESVVNAGQRFLSDQDQMSVLTGRIFAGHLRSIIGSMTVEEIVTERQKLATEVLETSKTEMAKIGLIVDSLQIQSIDDGETGYIEAMSAPHKAAIQRQAQIAQAQATQASVEAQQEAARNQAEYSRQTAVVQAEYSAEVDRAQARAAQAGPLAHAHAQQEVLAAQTELAERAARLRQQELVAEVVKPAEAEAERIRLLALAEAERMKIQAEAAASHDRVALDRMLIDQLPQIVKEASAGLANANVNVLNGTDGLGEIAAGLVGQGLTILDSVRRNLGTPDGQDDKTAKNGGTAANQGHSGRVEIE; encoded by the coding sequence ATGTTCGGTTACCGCGTTCCTGCCCCCGATCAAGCCATGCTGATCTCAGGAGGCAGGCGTGGACAGGGGGGCGCGCCATTCCGAGTGGTCACCGGGCACGGCAAGTTCGTGCTGCCGGTCTTCCGTAAGGTCCGCTTTCTGACGCTGGCGATGTGTGAGTCGGAGGTCGCCGAGACCTGCGTGACCCGGCAGGGCATTGCGCTGACGGTGCGGGCCGTGATCGCGTTCAAGGTAGGTAACGACACCGAGAGCGTGGTCAACGCCGGCCAGCGATTCCTGTCCGACCAGGACCAGATGTCGGTGCTGACCGGCCGTATCTTCGCCGGTCACCTGCGCTCCATCATCGGTTCGATGACGGTCGAGGAGATCGTCACCGAGCGGCAGAAGCTGGCCACCGAGGTCCTGGAGACGTCCAAGACCGAAATGGCGAAGATCGGGCTGATCGTCGACTCGTTGCAGATCCAGTCGATCGACGACGGCGAGACGGGCTATATCGAGGCGATGTCCGCCCCGCACAAGGCGGCCATCCAGCGGCAGGCGCAGATCGCCCAGGCCCAGGCCACCCAGGCGTCGGTCGAGGCGCAGCAGGAGGCCGCGCGTAATCAGGCCGAATACTCCCGGCAGACCGCCGTCGTCCAGGCCGAGTACTCCGCCGAGGTGGACCGCGCCCAGGCCCGTGCCGCCCAGGCCGGCCCGCTCGCTCACGCCCATGCACAGCAGGAAGTCCTCGCCGCCCAGACCGAACTCGCCGAGCGCGCGGCCCGGCTGCGCCAGCAGGAGCTGGTGGCCGAGGTCGTCAAGCCCGCCGAGGCGGAGGCCGAGCGCATCCGGCTGCTGGCGCTGGCCGAGGCCGAGCGGATGAAGATCCAGGCCGAGGCCGCCGCCTCGCACGACCGTGTGGCGCTGGACCGGATGCTCATCGACCAGCTCCCGCAGATCGTCAAGGAAGCCTCCGCGGGCCTGGCCAACGCCAATGTCAATGTCCTCAACGGCACCGACGGCCTGGGCGAAATCGCCGCCGGCCTGGTCGGCCAGGGTCTGACCATCCTCGATTCGGTCCGCCGCAACCTCGGCACCCCCGACGGCCAGGACGACAAGACCGCCAAGAACGGCGGCACCGCAGCGAACCAGGGCCACAGCGGCCGGGTCGAGATCGAGTAA
- a CDS encoding peroxiredoxin-like family protein, whose protein sequence is MSLRDELTTLLRTGYPELPPAAREVMERAGRDLAASGRAARARQAGDTAPRFSLPTATGATVSLDALLSAGPVVLTFYRGAWCPYCNLALRALQQHHADITARGAQLAAVSPQIPDESLTLTEKHALAFDVLSDLGSDTARQYGLSFDLPDDLAAVYDSFGFELQRVNGGHPRTLPIPATYVVDRDGTIRWAFVDTDYTARAEPSDILAALDALPSAR, encoded by the coding sequence ATGAGCCTCCGCGACGAACTCACCACGCTTCTCCGCACCGGCTACCCCGAACTCCCTCCCGCCGCACGCGAGGTGATGGAGCGAGCCGGCCGCGACCTCGCCGCATCGGGCCGGGCCGCGCGGGCCCGGCAGGCCGGTGACACGGCGCCCCGCTTCAGCCTCCCCACCGCGACCGGCGCCACCGTCAGCCTGGACGCCCTGCTGTCCGCCGGCCCCGTCGTGCTCACGTTCTACCGCGGCGCCTGGTGCCCCTACTGCAACCTCGCGCTGCGCGCCCTCCAGCAGCACCACGCCGATATCACCGCCCGCGGCGCCCAGTTGGCGGCCGTCTCGCCGCAGATCCCCGACGAGTCCCTCACTCTCACCGAAAAGCACGCGCTCGCCTTCGACGTCCTCAGCGACCTCGGCTCGGACACCGCCCGGCAGTACGGCCTCAGCTTCGATCTGCCCGACGACCTGGCCGCCGTGTACGACTCCTTCGGTTTTGAGCTACAGCGCGTCAACGGCGGCCATCCGCGCACCCTCCCGATACCCGCCACCTACGTCGTCGACCGCGACGGAACCATCCGCTGGGCCTTCGTCGACACCGACTACACCGCCCGCGCCGAACCATCCGACATCCTCGCCGCCCTCGACGCATTGCCCTCGGCCCGCTGA
- a CDS encoding TetR/AcrR family transcriptional regulator has product MPDIKHFNPDIVLDDAIQVFWRQGLPTTGIQALVTATGVSRSSLYATFGSKDGLYAAALDRYIAQHSTPAFAQLSSASSGLTAIEEFFSGLIEVRCSGPVAGWGCMVTNAYAGPECGDPGIRTLLEEHHTTLEAAMRAALTTAHDLGQLQEDGDLDAAAAVLATLAYGVNLRSRGGADAQALTDTVNAALAPLRTRPSPQEHLPQ; this is encoded by the coding sequence ATGCCCGACATCAAGCACTTCAACCCCGACATCGTGCTCGACGACGCCATCCAGGTCTTCTGGCGCCAGGGCCTGCCCACGACCGGCATCCAGGCGCTGGTGACCGCGACCGGAGTGAGCCGCTCCAGCCTCTATGCGACGTTCGGCAGCAAGGACGGCCTCTACGCCGCGGCGCTGGACCGCTATATAGCGCAGCACTCCACACCGGCCTTCGCCCAGCTGTCATCGGCCTCCTCGGGGCTGACCGCCATCGAGGAGTTCTTCAGCGGTCTGATCGAGGTGCGCTGCTCCGGACCGGTCGCCGGCTGGGGCTGCATGGTCACCAATGCCTACGCCGGACCGGAATGCGGCGACCCCGGCATCCGCACCCTGCTCGAAGAGCACCACACCACGCTGGAAGCGGCCATGCGAGCAGCCCTCACCACGGCCCACGACCTGGGCCAACTCCAGGAGGACGGCGATCTCGACGCCGCCGCCGCGGTGCTGGCGACGCTCGCGTACGGCGTCAATCTGCGCTCCCGTGGGGGCGCCGACGCCCAGGCGCTGACCGACACGGTGAACGCCGCCCTCGCGCCACTGCGCACCCGTCCCTCACCTCAGGAGCACCTACCGCAATGA
- a CDS encoding MFS transporter: protein MTQTTPPSGPTGRHAAPVRQDAPVRQDGPLRQDGPLRQDAPVRPDLPPDGPRSTAAPWRALAIVLAGAFMAVLDTFIVLVAAPAIQADLHSSAADVQLILAGYQLSYALALITGARLGDRFGRKRLFMTGMALFTLSSVGCALAPGSGSLIAARLVQGLGAAAMFPQVFAVIQVLIPAARRPKAFGVLGAVIGMATMSGQLVGGLLIAADLFGTSWRPVFWVNVPVGLLTLLLAGRFVPESRAPEARRLDLPGAVVLTVALTLLVVPLVEGRAYGWPLWAWLGLAASVPAFAAFGLVERRVDARGGTPLVRLRLLRERPFAVGMTLVVVTYAGINSLFLVLSLTLQDGLGMDALGAGLVYTPFAVAFFAASLVAGRLARFGRRVLLLGALTGALGFVGTIALTLNAGSALTAWALVPTLLLVGAGNGLLVTPLLNAVLGNIRPGEVGMASGVLSTGQQIGGAVGVALVGILYYGTLDGAAHHDTGAYGHALAAALVLNVVLAAAISTLLPFLPDAAARRA, encoded by the coding sequence ATGACCCAGACCACCCCACCCTCAGGCCCCACGGGACGGCACGCGGCGCCGGTTCGGCAGGACGCACCGGTTCGGCAGGACGGACCGCTACGGCAGGACGGGCCCCTACGGCAGGACGCCCCGGTACGGCCGGACCTCCCGCCGGACGGTCCGCGCTCCACCGCGGCACCGTGGCGGGCCCTGGCCATCGTGCTGGCCGGGGCGTTCATGGCCGTGCTCGACACCTTCATCGTGCTGGTCGCCGCCCCCGCCATCCAGGCGGATCTGCACTCCTCCGCCGCCGATGTCCAGCTCATCCTGGCGGGCTATCAGCTCAGCTACGCCCTCGCCCTGATCACCGGCGCCAGGCTCGGCGACCGCTTCGGCCGCAAGCGGCTGTTCATGACGGGGATGGCGCTGTTCACCCTCTCCTCCGTGGGCTGTGCGCTGGCACCCGGCTCCGGCAGTCTGATCGCCGCACGGCTGGTCCAGGGCCTCGGTGCGGCCGCGATGTTCCCGCAGGTCTTCGCGGTGATCCAGGTGCTGATCCCGGCCGCCCGGCGCCCGAAGGCATTCGGTGTGCTCGGGGCGGTCATCGGCATGGCCACGATGTCCGGCCAGTTGGTCGGCGGACTGCTGATCGCCGCCGACCTCTTCGGCACCTCGTGGCGGCCGGTGTTCTGGGTCAACGTGCCGGTGGGCCTGCTGACCCTGCTGCTCGCCGGTCGCTTCGTACCCGAATCACGGGCACCGGAGGCCCGGCGGCTCGATCTCCCCGGTGCCGTGGTGCTGACCGTGGCCCTCACACTGCTCGTGGTGCCGCTGGTCGAGGGCCGCGCGTACGGCTGGCCGCTGTGGGCCTGGCTCGGCCTGGCCGCAAGCGTCCCCGCGTTCGCCGCGTTCGGCCTGGTGGAACGGCGGGTGGACGCCAGGGGCGGCACCCCGCTCGTCCGGCTGAGGCTGCTGCGCGAGCGGCCGTTCGCGGTCGGGATGACCCTGGTCGTCGTCACGTATGCGGGCATCAATTCCTTGTTCCTCGTCCTGTCGCTGACCCTCCAGGACGGTCTGGGGATGGACGCGCTCGGCGCCGGCCTGGTCTACACCCCGTTCGCCGTCGCCTTCTTCGCCGCCAGCCTCGTCGCCGGCCGGCTGGCCCGCTTCGGCCGGCGCGTGCTGCTGCTCGGCGCCCTGACCGGCGCCCTGGGCTTCGTCGGCACCATCGCCCTCACCCTCAACGCCGGTTCCGCACTGACCGCCTGGGCGCTGGTGCCGACGCTGCTCCTGGTGGGCGCGGGCAACGGCCTGCTGGTCACCCCGCTGCTGAACGCGGTGCTCGGCAACATCCGCCCCGGGGAAGTGGGCATGGCCTCCGGGGTGCTCTCCACCGGCCAGCAGATCGGCGGCGCGGTCGGCGTGGCCCTCGTCGGCATCCTCTACTACGGCACGCTCGACGGCGCCGCGCACCACGACACCGGCGCGTACGGGCATGCACTGGCGGCCGCGCTGGTCCTCAACGTCGTCCTGGCCGCAGCGATTTCGACCCTCCTGCCGTTCCTTCCCGACGCCGCCGCGCGCCGCGCATAA
- a CDS encoding helix-turn-helix transcriptional regulator, with protein sequence MADLQRRRSLAEFLRSRRERLTPREAGILAGPRRRTPGLRREEVAQLSGVSVTWYTWLEQARDITVSRQVLTSLARALMLSSVERRHLFALAGEPLPERPPGPGPGPALQRLVDALEPNPAYLLDANWDLVGWNRAEAGLIGDPGQLEPAERNLLWLVFTDPAMRSLLADWSGQAQDLVAQFRADARQRSGDPRYEQLTGGLREASEEFRAWWAAHDIADFGSSRRTFRHPRAGELTFDYVKLAALDAPGIKLFACMPADAATTRKLPALQACAAGADPDGAAVGPVGAR encoded by the coding sequence ATGGCTGACCTGCAACGGCGGCGGAGTCTCGCGGAGTTCCTGCGCTCGCGCCGGGAGCGGCTCACGCCCCGGGAAGCGGGCATCCTCGCGGGACCGCGGCGGCGCACCCCGGGGCTCCGGCGCGAAGAGGTCGCCCAGCTCTCCGGGGTCAGCGTGACCTGGTACACCTGGCTGGAGCAGGCGCGCGACATCACCGTCAGCAGGCAGGTCCTCACGAGCCTGGCGCGCGCCCTGATGCTCAGTTCGGTCGAGCGCCGCCATCTGTTCGCGCTGGCCGGGGAACCGTTGCCGGAGCGGCCGCCGGGCCCCGGCCCCGGCCCCGCCCTGCAACGGCTGGTCGACGCACTCGAACCGAACCCCGCATACCTCCTCGACGCCAACTGGGACCTGGTGGGCTGGAACCGTGCCGAGGCGGGACTGATCGGCGATCCCGGGCAGTTGGAGCCCGCCGAACGCAACCTGCTGTGGCTGGTGTTCACGGATCCGGCGATGCGCTCACTGCTGGCCGACTGGTCCGGGCAGGCGCAGGACCTGGTCGCCCAGTTCCGGGCCGATGCCCGGCAGCGCTCCGGGGACCCCCGCTACGAGCAGCTCACCGGCGGGCTGCGGGAGGCGAGTGAGGAGTTCCGGGCCTGGTGGGCGGCGCATGACATCGCGGACTTCGGAAGCAGCCGCCGGACCTTTCGCCATCCCCGGGCCGGGGAGCTGACCTTTGACTACGTGAAGCTGGCCGCGCTGGACGCACCCGGTATCAAGCTCTTCGCGTGTATGCCGGCCGATGCGGCGACGACGCGGAAGCTGCCCGCGCTCCAGGCGTGCGCGGCGGGCGCGGACCCGGATGGAGCGGCGGTCGGCCCGGTGGGCGCACGGTAG
- a CDS encoding methyltransferase domain-containing protein: MKTNTAYVHGYSSQEARRLGDQADTLATLLHAGTAYPVGSRVLEVGCGVGAQTVHLVRNSPGARIVAVDRSEESLAQARAYLATREPGADVTWRTADLFHLPFPARTFDHVFACFVLEHLQAPGRVLTALRRVLRPGGTLTVIEGDHGSVVFHPDSHRAHEVIGHQVRLQAAAGGNALLGRELQPLLRGAGFSDVVIRPRTVYADRTRPSMVEGFTRKTFIAMVESVRDDALGAGLTTAADWDRGIADLRRTADDDGTFHYTFFKAVAVNPGP, translated from the coding sequence ATGAAGACGAACACGGCATACGTACACGGCTACTCCTCCCAGGAGGCCCGGCGCCTCGGTGACCAGGCGGACACCCTGGCGACACTGCTGCATGCCGGTACGGCCTACCCCGTCGGCTCCCGGGTCCTGGAGGTCGGCTGTGGGGTGGGCGCGCAGACCGTCCATCTGGTCAGGAACAGTCCGGGGGCACGGATCGTCGCGGTCGACCGCTCCGAGGAGTCGCTGGCACAGGCCCGCGCGTACCTGGCGACGCGGGAGCCCGGGGCCGATGTGACGTGGCGGACCGCCGATCTGTTTCACCTGCCGTTCCCTGCACGGACGTTCGACCACGTCTTCGCCTGCTTCGTGCTGGAGCATCTCCAAGCCCCCGGCCGGGTGCTGACCGCACTGCGCCGGGTCCTGCGGCCCGGCGGGACCCTCACCGTGATCGAGGGCGACCACGGCTCGGTGGTCTTCCATCCGGACAGCCACCGCGCCCATGAGGTGATCGGCCACCAGGTCCGCCTACAGGCCGCTGCCGGTGGAAATGCGCTTCTGGGACGGGAGTTGCAACCGCTGCTCAGGGGAGCCGGATTCAGCGATGTGGTCATCCGGCCGCGTACGGTCTATGCCGACCGGACCCGGCCCTCGATGGTGGAGGGATTCACCCGGAAGACCTTCATCGCCATGGTCGAATCGGTCCGGGACGATGCGCTGGGCGCCGGTCTGACCACCGCCGCCGACTGGGACCGGGGGATCGCCGATCTACGGCGGACCGCGGACGACGACGGCACCTTCCACTACACGTTCTTCAAGGCCGTGGCCGTCAATCCGGGGCCTTAG